One genomic window of Magnolia sinica isolate HGM2019 chromosome 3, MsV1, whole genome shotgun sequence includes the following:
- the LOC131240833 gene encoding aspartyl protease family protein 2-like isoform X1 — translation MAINIQFGEYYLRGEMIWPLPFFIRCKTNTGAICNILYLYILNFLFHCIPWIQRPQKTVNIKFQRREKVKIKTIDRSWFLQERKRKCPNVTSLYLTSSESRGSKQEEEEEEEMMVFSKILVFLKTIVLLFVFCGFSTAAIYNKSAAGSRESLLHGIELPQHPSFNSVASSSIDTGCRVGTTATRNLELPEAKKQRDDDKQEEDMMGLPSKPALKLHLKHRSENPESKNDKKESLMVSAHRDLTRIQTLHRRITEKKNQNTVSRITEPRLASTASKLLPNKATEKVAGPASQLVATLESGVSLGSGEYFMDVFVGTPPKHFSLILDTGSDLNWIQCLPCHDCFEQNGPPYNPQDSSSYRNVGCRDPRCELVSSPDPPQPCKSDNQTCPYFYWYGDRSNTTGDFALETFTVNLTSPTGQPEFQRVENVMFGCGHWNRGLFHGAAGLLGLGRGPLSFSSQLQSLYGHTFSYCLVDRNSEFNVSSKLIFGEDQSLMVNPNLNFTSFVAGKQNPVDTFYYVQIKGIMVGGEMLDIPAETWQLSAEGAGGTIIDSGTTLSYFADPAYKIIKEAFMKKMKNYTIVNDFPVLDPCYNVSGVNEDKLPEFAILFADGAVWNFPPKNYFLWLDPEEIVCLAILGTPRSSLSILGNYQQQNFHILYDTKKSRLGFAPMKCADV, via the exons ATGGCCATCAATATACAATTTGGTGAGTATTATCTTCGTGGTGAAATGATTTGGCCACTGCCATTTTTTATACGGTGCAAAACTAACACTGGAGCAATTtgcaatatattatatttatatatattaaattttctttttcactgCATTCCTTGGATTCAACGGCCACAGAAGACGGTGAATATCAAATTTCAAAGGAGAGAGAAGGTCAAGATCAAAACGATAGACAGATCGTGGTTTCTAcaggaaagaaaaaggaagtgTCCCAACGTGACCAG TTTGTATCTAACAAGCTCTGAGAGCAGAGGATcgaagcaagaagaagaagaagaagaagagatgatgGTTTTCTCGAAGATTTTGGTTTTCTTGAAGACGATCGTTCTTCTATTCGTTTTCTGCGGTTTCAGCACCGCCGCGATTTATAACAAAAGCGCGGCAGGATCCCGTGAATCTCTCCTTCATGGAATCGAACTCCcccaacacccaagcttcaattCAGTCGCTTCTTCTTCAATAGACACCGGCTGTCGCGTCGGAACGACGGCGACTCGGAACCTAGAATTGCCGGAAGCGAAAAAACAGAGAGATGATGACAAACAAGAAGAAGATATGATGGGGCTACCATCTAAACCGGCGTTGAAACTTCACCTAAAGCACAGGTCAGAGAATCCCGAATCGAAAAATGACAAGAAAGAATCGCTGATGGTGTCGGCCCACAGAGACCTGACCAGAATTCAAACGCTCCATAGAAGGATTACAGAGAAGAAGAATCAGAACACAGTGTCGCGGATAACAGAGCCGAGGCTTGCATCGACGGCCTCAAAACTATTACCGAACAAAGCCACAGAAAAGGTAGCCGGCCCCGCCAGCCAATTGGTGGCGACGCTGGAATCCGGCGTCAGCCTCGGGTCCGGCGAGTATTTCATGGATGTTTTTGTGGGGACGCCGCCCAAGCATTTCTCTCTGATACTCGACACCGGCAGCGATCTCAATTGGATCCAATGCCTCCCCTGCCATGATTGCTTCGAGCAGAACGGCCCGCCTTACAACCCTCAGGACTCTTCGTCCTATCGCAATGTCGGCTGCCGTGATCCCCGCTGCGAGCTGGTGTCGTCGCCGGACCCACCGCAGCCGTGCAAATCAGATAACCAGACATGCCCGTACTTCTACTGGTATGGCGATCGGTCCAACACCACCGGCGATTTCGCTCTCGAGACCTTCACGGTCAACCTCACGTCGCCGACCGGGCAGCCGGAGTTCCAGCGGGTCGAGAATGTCATGTTCGGATGCGGGCATTGGAATCGGGGCCTCTTCCATGGCGCAGCTGGCCTACTGGGGCTCGGGCGCGGCCCGCTCTCCTTCTCCTCTCAGCTCCAATCGCTGTATGGGCATACATTCTCCTACTGCCTGGTGGACCGGAACAGCGAATTCAACGTCAGCAGTAAGCTGATCTTCGGTGAGGATCAGAGCCTAATGGTTAACCCCAATTTGAATTTCACCTCCTTTGTGGCGGGAAAACAGAACCCGGTCGACACATTCTACTACGTTCAGATCAAAGGGATCATGGTTGGTGGTGAGATGCTGGATATTCCGGCCGAGACGTGGCAGCTATCGGCGGAGGGAGCCGGAGGGACGATCATTGATTCTGGTACCACACTCAGCTATTTTGCAGACCCAGCTTACAAGATAATCAAGGAAGCgtttatgaagaaaatgaaaaactataCGATTGTGAATGATTTTCCTGTGTTGGATCCATGTTACAATGTATCAGGCGTCAACGAAGACAAGCTGCCGGAATTCGCAATCCTGTTTGCAGATGGGGCAGTGTGGAATTTCCCACCGAAGAATTACTTCCTATGGTTGGATCCGGAGGAGATTGTCTGTCTGGCTATCTTGGGGACACCTCGATCATCTCTTTCAATACTGGGGAACTACCAGCAGCAGAATTTCCACATCTTGTATGATACAAAGAAATCCAGACTGGGTTTTGCACCCATGAAGTGTGCTGATGTATAG
- the LOC131240833 gene encoding aspartyl protease family protein 2-like isoform X2, whose amino-acid sequence MMVFSKILVFLKTIVLLFVFCGFSTAAIYNKSAAGSRESLLHGIELPQHPSFNSVASSSIDTGCRVGTTATRNLELPEAKKQRDDDKQEEDMMGLPSKPALKLHLKHRSENPESKNDKKESLMVSAHRDLTRIQTLHRRITEKKNQNTVSRITEPRLASTASKLLPNKATEKVAGPASQLVATLESGVSLGSGEYFMDVFVGTPPKHFSLILDTGSDLNWIQCLPCHDCFEQNGPPYNPQDSSSYRNVGCRDPRCELVSSPDPPQPCKSDNQTCPYFYWYGDRSNTTGDFALETFTVNLTSPTGQPEFQRVENVMFGCGHWNRGLFHGAAGLLGLGRGPLSFSSQLQSLYGHTFSYCLVDRNSEFNVSSKLIFGEDQSLMVNPNLNFTSFVAGKQNPVDTFYYVQIKGIMVGGEMLDIPAETWQLSAEGAGGTIIDSGTTLSYFADPAYKIIKEAFMKKMKNYTIVNDFPVLDPCYNVSGVNEDKLPEFAILFADGAVWNFPPKNYFLWLDPEEIVCLAILGTPRSSLSILGNYQQQNFHILYDTKKSRLGFAPMKCADV is encoded by the coding sequence atgatgGTTTTCTCGAAGATTTTGGTTTTCTTGAAGACGATCGTTCTTCTATTCGTTTTCTGCGGTTTCAGCACCGCCGCGATTTATAACAAAAGCGCGGCAGGATCCCGTGAATCTCTCCTTCATGGAATCGAACTCCcccaacacccaagcttcaattCAGTCGCTTCTTCTTCAATAGACACCGGCTGTCGCGTCGGAACGACGGCGACTCGGAACCTAGAATTGCCGGAAGCGAAAAAACAGAGAGATGATGACAAACAAGAAGAAGATATGATGGGGCTACCATCTAAACCGGCGTTGAAACTTCACCTAAAGCACAGGTCAGAGAATCCCGAATCGAAAAATGACAAGAAAGAATCGCTGATGGTGTCGGCCCACAGAGACCTGACCAGAATTCAAACGCTCCATAGAAGGATTACAGAGAAGAAGAATCAGAACACAGTGTCGCGGATAACAGAGCCGAGGCTTGCATCGACGGCCTCAAAACTATTACCGAACAAAGCCACAGAAAAGGTAGCCGGCCCCGCCAGCCAATTGGTGGCGACGCTGGAATCCGGCGTCAGCCTCGGGTCCGGCGAGTATTTCATGGATGTTTTTGTGGGGACGCCGCCCAAGCATTTCTCTCTGATACTCGACACCGGCAGCGATCTCAATTGGATCCAATGCCTCCCCTGCCATGATTGCTTCGAGCAGAACGGCCCGCCTTACAACCCTCAGGACTCTTCGTCCTATCGCAATGTCGGCTGCCGTGATCCCCGCTGCGAGCTGGTGTCGTCGCCGGACCCACCGCAGCCGTGCAAATCAGATAACCAGACATGCCCGTACTTCTACTGGTATGGCGATCGGTCCAACACCACCGGCGATTTCGCTCTCGAGACCTTCACGGTCAACCTCACGTCGCCGACCGGGCAGCCGGAGTTCCAGCGGGTCGAGAATGTCATGTTCGGATGCGGGCATTGGAATCGGGGCCTCTTCCATGGCGCAGCTGGCCTACTGGGGCTCGGGCGCGGCCCGCTCTCCTTCTCCTCTCAGCTCCAATCGCTGTATGGGCATACATTCTCCTACTGCCTGGTGGACCGGAACAGCGAATTCAACGTCAGCAGTAAGCTGATCTTCGGTGAGGATCAGAGCCTAATGGTTAACCCCAATTTGAATTTCACCTCCTTTGTGGCGGGAAAACAGAACCCGGTCGACACATTCTACTACGTTCAGATCAAAGGGATCATGGTTGGTGGTGAGATGCTGGATATTCCGGCCGAGACGTGGCAGCTATCGGCGGAGGGAGCCGGAGGGACGATCATTGATTCTGGTACCACACTCAGCTATTTTGCAGACCCAGCTTACAAGATAATCAAGGAAGCgtttatgaagaaaatgaaaaactataCGATTGTGAATGATTTTCCTGTGTTGGATCCATGTTACAATGTATCAGGCGTCAACGAAGACAAGCTGCCGGAATTCGCAATCCTGTTTGCAGATGGGGCAGTGTGGAATTTCCCACCGAAGAATTACTTCCTATGGTTGGATCCGGAGGAGATTGTCTGTCTGGCTATCTTGGGGACACCTCGATCATCTCTTTCAATACTGGGGAACTACCAGCAGCAGAATTTCCACATCTTGTATGATACAAAGAAATCCAGACTGGGTTTTGCACCCATGAAGTGTGCTGATGTATAG